A single window of Scylla paramamosain isolate STU-SP2022 chromosome 41, ASM3559412v1, whole genome shotgun sequence DNA harbors:
- the LOC135093086 gene encoding protein mothers against dpp-like → MTTLNSLFSFTSPAVKKLLGWKQGDEEEKWAEKAVDSLVKKLKKKKGAIEELERALKCPGQETKCVTIPRSLDGRLQVSHRKGLPHVIYCRVWRWPDLQSHHELKPLEHCKFPFSAKQKEVCINPYHYKRVESPVLPPVLVPRHSEFAPGHSLLTFQQQQQLQEPMPGNVSFSQDGFVHSTLSAPSHSQMGGGGGSVGGLNQPPSPVGSVVSPTSQSPHSPYGVPGGGSLSGLTQPPSPVVSPSIHSPHSPYGSIPDTPPPAYSPSEDIKQNQPTDTPMETVPSTAAVLSSNVTPVTYQEPSHWSTIAYYELNNRVGEVFHAQTHSVIVDGFTDPSNNSERFCLGLLSNVNRNSTIENTRRHIGKGVHLYYVGGEVYAECLSDSAIFVQSRNCNHHHGFHPSTVCKIPPGCSLKIFNNQEFAQLLTQSVNHGYEAVFDLTKMCTIRMSFVKGWGAEYHRQDVTSTPSWIEIHLHGPLQWLDKVLTQMGAPTDRISSVS, encoded by the exons ATGACCACGCTCAACTCTTtgttctccttcacctctccggCTGTGAAGAAGCTGCTGGGGTGGAAACAAggcgacgaggaggagaagtgggcgGAGAAGGCCGTGGACTCCCTGGTgaagaagctgaagaagaagaagggcgCGATAGAGGAACTGGAAAGAGCGTTGAAGTGTCCGGGGCAGGAAACCAAGTGTGTTACCATACCTAGGAGTCTGGATGGAAGGTTGCAG GTGTCACATCGCAAGGGGCTGCCACACGTGATTTACTGCAGGGTGTGGCGATGGCCGGACCTGCAGAGCCACCATGAATTGAAGCCACTGGAGCACTGCAAGTTTCCATTCTCAGCCAAACAGAAGGAAGTTTGCATCAACCCTTACCATTACAAGAGAGTGGAGAGCCCTG TGCTGCCTCCTGTGCTGGTGCCAAGACACTCAGAGTTTGCCCCCGGCCACTCCCTCCTGAcgtttcaacaacaacaacaactacaggaGCCCATGCCTGGCAACGTGTCATTCTCCCAAGACGGTTTCGTACACTCCACCCTTTCCGCCCCCTCCCACTCACAGATGGGGGGTGGTGGGGGCAGCGTTGGGGGCCTGAACCAGCCACCGTCCCCTGTTGGAAGTGTCGTCAGTCCCACAAGTCAAAGTCCTCACAGCCCTTATGGAGTACCTG GTGGGGGTAGTTTGAGTGGCCTGACCCAGCCCCCCTCCCCTGTGGTGAGTCCCTCCATCCACAGCCCCCACAGTCCCTACGGAAGCATCCctg ACACACCTCCACCAGCGTACAGCCCCAGCGAGGACATCAAGCAGAACCAGCCCACAGACACCCCCATGGAGACAGTGCCCTCCACTGCAGCTGTCCTCAGTAGTAACGTCACGCCTGTCACATATCAG GAGCCAAGCCACTGGTCCACCATAGCCTACTATGAGCTGAACAACCGTGTGGGGGAGGTGTTCCATGCACAGACACACTCGGTCATCGTGGACGGCTTCACTGATCCCAGCAACAACTCGGAACGGTTCTGTCTGGGTCTGCTGTCCAACGTCAACCGGAATTCTACCATCGAGAACACAAGAAGGCACATCGGCAAGG GAGTCCACCTGTACTACGTGGGGGGGGAGGTGTATGCCGAATGCTTGTCCGACTCTGCAATCTTCGTCCAGTCTCGCaattgcaaccaccaccacggctTCCACCCTTCCACCGTGTGCAAGATTCCACCTGGGTGCTCTCTTAAAATCTTCAACAACCAGGAGTTTGCACAGCTGCTGACCCAGAGTGTGAACCATGGCTATGAGGCTGTCTTTGACCTCACCAAGATGTGCACTATAAG GATGTCATTTGTGAAGGGCTGGGGCGCTGAGTATCACCGACAGGACGTGACGAGCACCCCCAGCTGGATTGAAATTCACCTCCATGGTCCCCTGCAGTGGCTCGACAAGGTGCTCACCCAGATGGGGGCGCCCACCGACCGCATCTCCTCTGTGTCATGA
- the LOC135093089 gene encoding uncharacterized protein LOC135093089, which produces MDATTTTTTTTPTSPTSPTSHLQQLLLTPHGTLAKPPLDSQAPQHSKGCRGEPSQPTSAPAWGAGGCPRSCGVPADTVNASCVRLVSVPAISVGGASVLSAPWLCTCRKREWSA; this is translated from the exons ATggatgccaccaccaccaccaccaccaccaccccaacctcccccacctccccaacCTCACACCTCCAGCAGCTCCTCCTCACCCCCCACGGCACGCTGGCCAAGCCCCCACTGGACTCACAG GCACCACAGCACAGCAAGGGGTGCCGAGGTGAGCCTAGTCAGCCAACCTCAGCGCCTGCGTGGGGTGCCGGCGGGTGTCCTCGGAGCTGTGGGGTTCCTGCCGATACTGTGAATGCAAGCTGTGTGAGACTTGTCAGCGTGCCTGCCATTTCTGTGGGGGGAGCTTCTGTCCTAAGTGCTCCCTGGCTGT gtacctgcaggaagagagagtggtCTGCCTGA